The following proteins come from a genomic window of Alicyclobacillus dauci:
- a CDS encoding histidine phosphatase family protein, protein MHEKEAEDFEIPISEPIIDWAPYPHAESWGTMHDRVIGFTEQIKNDDYDTTVIVSHGGPIVAIIHW, encoded by the coding sequence CTGCACGAGAAAGAAGCTGAGGACTTCGAAATACCAATTTCTGAACCGATTATTGATTGGGCTCCTTATCCTCATGCCGAGAGTTGGGGGACAATGCATGATCGGGTGATAGGATTTACGGAGCAGATCAAAAATGATGATTATGATACCACGGTTATCGTCTCCCACGGAGGTCCTATCGTCGCCATCATTCATTGGTGA